One region of Lampris incognitus isolate fLamInc1 chromosome 12, fLamInc1.hap2, whole genome shotgun sequence genomic DNA includes:
- the LOC130121634 gene encoding CD209 antigen-like protein C, protein IIFAVLITLFVGAVLAQAKFLPALVAEYKILNLEIERDDTIHQVNLTSTQQKLELCSTSKTNVAAEARQLRTILSLKEVPLCDLDTLQCRRCPLGWEEHRSQCYILSLHTKNWQASRRECLDMGADLAVIRDEEDQVFLINFTVQFYQRRPELGFLGAWIGLQDLVQEGEYMWVNGQGLQPQHIYWRTREPNNYVADWDEDQAGQDCVSFVTLGERNVDKPLNTWDDVVCAGGRHFICETPALGL, encoded by the coding sequence ATTATATTTGCAGTTCTGATCACCCTCTTTGTTGGGGCTGTGCTTGCTCAGGCCAAATTTCTCCCAGCTCTGGTGGCAGAATATAAAATTCTTAatctagagatagagagagatgacaCCATCCACCAGGTGAACCTGACATCCACCCAACAGAAACTAGAACTCTGCTCAACATCAAAAACAAATGTTGCAGCAGAGGCCAGACAACTGAGGACCATCCTTTCTTTAAAGGAAGTGCCTCTCTGTGATCTGGACACCCTGCAGTGTAGGCGCTGCCCATTAGGCTGGGAGGAGCACAGATCACAATGCTACATCCTTTCCCTGCACACCAAAAACTGGCAAGCCTCTCGCAGGGAATGTCTGGACATGGGGGCAGACTTGGCAGTAATTAGGGATGAGGAAGATCAAGTCTTCCTTATCAATTTTACTGTCCAGTTCTACCAGCGCCGCCCCGAGCTGGGCTTTCTGGGGGCGTGGATTGGCCTGCAGGACCTGGTCCAGGAAGGGGAGTACATGTGGGTCAATGGGCAAGGTCTCCAACCGCAGCATATCTACTGGAGGACGAGGGAGCCAAATAATTATGTTGCGGACTGGGATGAAGACCAGGCTGGACAAGACTGTGTTAGCTTTGTCACGCTAGGGGAGAGGAACGTGGACAAACCACTCAACACCTGGGATGACGTTGTCTGTGCTGGCGGACGTCATTTTATTTGTGAGACACCCGCACTTGGTCTGTAA
- the LOC130122104 gene encoding E3 ubiquitin/ISG15 ligase TRIM25-like, producing the protein MAEQQQQQQQGLLLDRDQLCCSVCLDLLNQPVTLQCGHSYCRDCIESCWDKDEEKGVYSCPQCRQTFSPRPALVKNTMLAQIVENLKTTGNQQASPSADVSYAGPTDVACDFCTGTRPHKALMTCSACLASYCSTHLQPHYTVPVLKKHKLVSATARLQEKMCSSHDKLMEVYCRTDQQCICYMCTMHEHKGHDTVSAAAERAEIQVGPPQLVDHQQTRGSPKRLDVRRQKAQQREKEIKKLRQAVEDLKSSAQTAVEDSERIFTELVASIERRRSEVEELIRAQEKTAVSQAEELLLQLQEEMEEWRRSDSELEQLSHTDDHIHFLQKFKSLSLPAGSLDSPSIVVRPLRYFRDVTDAVSVLRDKLDHIMTHTWPRISSAASAVDVLLPPEPKTREDCLLYCRPLTLDVNSAQQRVSLSEDNRKVRLTPRDLNYPPHSDRFTDCDQVLCKEGLSGRCYWEVTLSGGVVIAVSYKDIKRSSGGSRFGDNDKSWRLYCSGGCYRFIHNSVVTEFSGPSSSRVGVFLDHEAGVLSFYSVSDTTTLLHKVNTTFTQPLYPGLGLWGKGAVAEVMKVW; encoded by the exons atggctgagcagcagcagcagcagcagcaggggttgTTGCTGGACAGAGATCAGTTGTGTTGTTCAGTCTGTCTGGACCTCCTCAACCAGCCAGTCACTCTTCAGTGTGGACACAGTTACTGTAGAGACTGTATAGAGAGCTGCTGGGACaaggatgaagagaagggagTGTACAGCTGTCCTCAGTGCAGACAGACCTTCAGCCCGAGGCCTGCCCTTGTGAAGAACACCATGCTGGCTCAG ATTGTGGAGAATCTGAAGACAACAGGGAACCAGCAGGCCTCTCCCTCTGCAGATGTGTCCTATGCTGGCCCCACAGATGTGGCCTGTGATTTCTGCACAGGGACTCGACCTCACAAAGCCCTTATGACCTGTTCAGCGTGCCTGGCCTCCTACTGCTCCACTCACCTCCAGCCTCACTACACTGTTCCTGTGCTGAAGAAGCACAAGCTGGTCTCTGCCACGGCCCGACTGCAGGAGAAGATGTGCTCCAGTCATGACAAGCTGATGGAGGTGTACTGTCGTACAGACCAGCAGTGTATCTGCTATATGTGCACCATGCATGAACATAAGGGCCACGATACAGTGTCGGCTGCAGCAGAAAGGGCTGAGATACAGGTAGGACCACCACAACTTGTTGATCACCAACAAACAAGAGGCAGTCCT AAACGGTTGGATGTTCGTCGCCAGAAAGCccagcagagagagaaggagattaAGAAGCTGAGACAGGCTGTGGAGGATCTGAAG AGCTCTGCACAGACCGCAGTGGAGGACAGTGAGAGGATCTTCACTGAGCTGGTGGCCTCCATTGAGAGGAGGCGCAGCGAGGTGGAGGAGCTCATCAGAGCCCAGGAGAAGACTGCAGTCAGTCAGGCTGAAGAGCTTCTCCTGCAGCtgcaggaggagatggaagagtGGAGGAGGAGCGATTCTGAGCTGGAGCAGCTGTCACACACTGACGACCACATCCATTTCCTTCAG aAATTcaagtctctctccctcccggctGGTTCTCTGGACTCACCGAGCATTGTTGTGCGTCCTCTGCGTTACTTCAGAGATGTGACTGATGCTGTGTCTGTCCTCAGAGACAAACTAGACCACATCATGACACACACATGGCCCAGGATTTCATCTGCAG CGTCTGCTGTAGATGTCTTACTGCCACCAGAACCAAAGACCAGAGAAGACTGTTTACTGT ATTGTCGTCCTCTCACGCTGGATGTGAACTCTGCCCAGCAACGTGTCTCCCTGTCAGAGGACAACAGGAAGGTGAGGCTGACACCACGAGACTTGAATTATCCTcctcattcagacaggtttactgACTGTGACCAAGTGCTGTGCAAGGAGGGCTTATCTGGACGCTGTTATTGGGAGGTGACATTAAGTGGTGGTGTTGTTATAGCAGTGTCATACAAAGACATCAAGAGATCATCAGGTGGCTCAAGATTTGGTGATAATGACAAGTCCTGGAGGTTATACTGCTCTGGGGGTTGTTACAGGTTCATACACAATAGTGTAGTAACAGAGTTTTCAGGTCCTTCCTCCTCCAGAGTAGGAGTGTTCCTGGACCACGAGGCAGGTGTTTTGTCTTTCTACAGCGTCTCTGACACAACCACCCTCCTCCACAAAGTCAACACCACTTTCACTCAGCCTCTCTATCCTGGACTTGGACTGTGGGGTAAAGGAGCGGttgcagaggtgatgaaggtctGGTAG